A genomic segment from Streptosporangium roseum DSM 43021 encodes:
- a CDS encoding amino acid permease: protein MKTDEGYSHALGNRQVQMIAIGGAIGVGLFLGAGGRLQAAGPALVLSYAAAGLAAFFVMRALGELVLYKPTSGSFVEYAADFVGPWAAFASGWMYWINWAFTGIAELTAISIYVSLWAPEFPRWLTALISLGFVLAVNLLSVRLFGELEFWFALLKVLAICAFLVTGLALVIFGFELGGSTAGAGNLVAHGGFFPNGFPLALMSLQSVIFAYSSIELVGIAAGETENPREVMPRAINGVIWRIVVFYVGSVLLLAMVLPWTAYGPGQSPFVTVFAALGVPWAADAMNLIVITAALSSCNSGLYSTGRILRAMAQKGEAPAFAGQLSSRQVPYGGILITATVFVAGVVLYYYVPERAFNIATAIASLGVITTWGTLLYCQIRLRRAAEQGLLERPPFRMPGSPYTGWLTLAFLALVMLLMPFADADQRIAFFCIPLLVAAIAVGWRIVDPRRRRAGVPLD, encoded by the coding sequence GTGAAGACCGACGAGGGCTACAGCCACGCGCTCGGCAACCGCCAGGTGCAGATGATCGCGATCGGCGGCGCGATCGGCGTCGGGCTGTTCCTCGGGGCCGGCGGGCGGCTCCAGGCGGCAGGTCCGGCACTGGTGCTGTCGTACGCGGCCGCCGGGCTCGCGGCGTTCTTCGTCATGCGGGCCCTCGGCGAGCTGGTGCTCTACAAGCCGACCTCGGGCTCGTTCGTAGAGTACGCCGCCGACTTCGTCGGACCGTGGGCGGCCTTCGCCAGCGGCTGGATGTACTGGATCAACTGGGCCTTCACCGGCATCGCCGAGCTGACCGCGATCTCCATCTACGTGAGCCTGTGGGCCCCGGAGTTCCCCCGGTGGCTGACCGCTCTCATCTCGCTGGGGTTCGTGCTGGCCGTCAACCTGCTGTCGGTGCGGCTCTTCGGCGAGCTGGAGTTCTGGTTCGCCCTGCTGAAGGTCCTGGCCATCTGCGCGTTCCTGGTGACCGGCCTGGCACTGGTGATCTTCGGTTTCGAGCTGGGCGGCAGCACCGCGGGGGCGGGGAACCTCGTCGCGCACGGAGGCTTCTTCCCCAACGGGTTCCCGCTGGCGCTGATGAGCCTGCAGTCAGTGATCTTCGCCTACTCCTCGATCGAGCTGGTCGGCATCGCCGCGGGCGAGACGGAGAACCCCCGGGAGGTCATGCCCAGGGCGATCAACGGCGTGATCTGGCGGATCGTGGTCTTCTACGTCGGCTCGGTCCTGCTGCTGGCCATGGTCCTGCCGTGGACCGCCTACGGCCCCGGCCAGTCCCCGTTCGTGACGGTCTTCGCCGCGCTCGGCGTCCCCTGGGCCGCCGACGCGATGAACCTGATCGTCATCACCGCCGCCCTGTCGTCGTGCAACTCCGGCCTCTACTCCACCGGCCGGATCCTGCGCGCCATGGCCCAGAAGGGCGAGGCCCCCGCCTTCGCCGGGCAGCTCAGCTCCCGCCAGGTCCCCTACGGCGGCATCCTCATCACGGCGACCGTGTTCGTCGCCGGGGTCGTCCTGTACTACTACGTCCCGGAGCGCGCCTTCAACATCGCCACCGCGATCGCCTCGCTCGGCGTGATCACCACCTGGGGCACCCTGCTGTACTGCCAGATCCGGCTGCGCCGCGCCGCCGAACAGGGCCTGCTCGAACGCCCGCCCTTCCGGATGCCGGGCTCGCCGTACACCGGCTGGCTCACCCTGGCCTTCCTCGCGCTGGTGATGCTGCTCATGCCGTTCGCCGACGCCGACCAGCGCATCGCCTTCTTCTGCATCCCCCTGCTGGTCGCCGCCATCGCCGTCGGCTGGCGGATCGTCGACCCCCGCCGCCGGCGCGCCGGGGTGCCCCTCGACTGA